In one window of Gossypium hirsutum isolate 1008001.06 chromosome A01, Gossypium_hirsutum_v2.1, whole genome shotgun sequence DNA:
- the LOC121203282 gene encoding probable potassium transporter 13, translating to MGEVAYLSKHRMNLQSSFYRAIPDAVFWPVFIIATLATVVGSQAIISATFSIFSQCRALSCFPRVKIIHTSKQIHGQIYIPEINWILMLLCLLVLIGFRDTNTIGNAYGLAVITVMFVTNCLMFLIIITVWNRSFFLALLFVLTFGSVELLYFSACLAKVRKGGWLPLLVGCSNFVSDVNLALRDLEKAIIRV from the exons ATGGGTGAAGTTGCTTATCTCTCCAAGCACAGGATGAATCTTCAAAGCAGTTTCTACAGGGCCATTCCTG acgCTGTATTTTGGCCAGTGTTTATCATTGCCACTCTTGCAACGGTAGTCGGAAGTCAAGCAATAATCTCAGCTACATTCTCCATCTTCAGTCAATGCAGGGCCCTAAGTTGCTTCCCACGTGTGAAGATAATACACACATCGAAGCAAATACATGGACAAATATACATACCAGAAATAAACTGGATCCTGATGCTGCTATGTCTTCTTGTTCTTATCGGCTTCAGAGATACCAACACGATTGGCAATGCATATG GCCTTGCTGTGATCACAGTCATGTTTGTTACAAACTGCTTGATGTTTTTGATCATCATTACGGTTTGGAATCGAAGTTTTTTCCTTGCATTATTGTTTGTACTAACCTTTGGATCTGTGGAACTGCTTTATTTTTCGGCATGCCTTGCTAAAGTACGCAAAGGGGGATGGCTTCCCCTTCTTGTCGGCTGCAGTAATTTTGTCTCTGATGTCAATCTGGCACTACGGGACTTGGAAAAAGCAATCATTCGAGTTTGA
- the LOC107917321 gene encoding probable potassium transporter 13, which translates to MFAHLVASFPAFHQILIFVTLNHVMIPKVPGDKRYHVSRIGPPEFCFYRCILRFRYKDVGDKNDLETQLIEKVSEFLKHQSISETYLAAGQAPIPVKDVSKMGYEINAGEGNRRRKAAGSKMTPTSNEVQELMEAKESGVAYIIASTRIKAKDASYLVKKFAINIIYGFLRRNSRRSPVALGIPHASLIEIGMLYLV; encoded by the exons ATGTTTGCACATCTTGTGGCAAGCTTTCCAGCATTCCATCAGATCCTCATCTTTGTCACCCTGAATCATGTTATGATTCCCAAAGTTCCAGGTGACAAGCGCTATCATGTTTCGCGGATCGGTCCTCCTGAATTCTGTTTCTACCGATGCATATTAAG GTTCAGATACAAGGATGTTGGTGACAAAAACGACTTGGAAACTCAACTGATTGAAAAGGTCTCGGAGTTTCTGAAACACCAGTCCATTAGTGAAACCTATTTAGCCGCAGGGCAAGCACCTATTCCCGTCAAAGATGTTAGTAAAATGGGGTATGAGATTAATGCTGGAGAAGGCAATCGAAGAAGAAAAGCAGCCGGATCGAAAATGACTCCAACAAGCAACGAAGTGCAGGAACTAATGGAAGCAAAGGAATCAGGGGTGGCATACATAATTGCAAGCACTCGTATCAAAGCCAAGGATGCATCTTATTTGGTGAAGAAATTTGCAATTAACATAATCTACGGGTTTCTTAGACGAAATAGCAGGCGTTCTCCAGTTGCACTCGGTATACCTCACGCCTCACTTATCGAAATCGGAATGCTTTACCTAGTTTAA
- the LOC121228863 gene encoding uncharacterized protein produces the protein MADQSSNPSIILPKPPHPLHQIAETPTHRLLLKQWLKEEELILNRISFKETQIDSVRKEITQLYIFFFLFHSISLLLLFNSSSRDSPVGACHRSWIPSLCSLLCSMGIIWAVRYKTDVEGHLEKLLEREKEDGKLLGKCVEELKKKGVEFDLLKEVDALRRAKSLRVEAKAVRKWSARDFVTLFFFTVSCLVLGLTRVILCS, from the coding sequence ATGGCGGATCAAAGCTCAAACCCATCAATCATTCTGCCAAAACCACCACACCCACTTCACCAAATTGCGGAAACACCAACCCACAGGTTGCTTTTGAAACAATGGCTGAAAGAAGAAGAACTCATTCTCAACAGAATATCCTTTAAGGAGACTCAAATCGACTCCGTCCGTAAAGAAATCACGCAGCTTtacatcttcttcttcctcttccacTCCATTTCTCTTCTCCTCCTCTTCAACTCTTCTTCCCGGGACTCTCCTGTGGGTGCCTGCCACAGGTCTTGGATCCCATCTCTATGTTCTTTACTATGCTCCATGGGGATCATTTGGGCTGTTAGGTATAAAACCGATGTGGAAGGGCACTTGGAGAAGCTGCTGGAAAGGGAAAAAGAGGATGGGAAGCTGTTGGGTAAGTGTGTGGAGGAGTTGAAGAAGAAAGGAGTGGAGTTTGATTTGTTGAAAGAGGTGGATGCTCTTAGAAGGGCTAAGAGTTTGAGGGTGGAAGCCAAGGCTGTGAGGAAATGGTCTGCTAGGGACTTTGTGACATTGTTTTTCTTCACTGTTTCATGCCTGGTTCTAGGGTTGACAAGGGTTATTTTGTGCAGTTAA